Proteins from a single region of Pseudomonas quebecensis:
- a CDS encoding SDR family oxidoreductase yields MSMTFSGQVALVTGAAAGIGRATALAFAAEGLKVVVADLDVVGGEETVSLIRQAGGEALFVRCNVTVEAEVQQLMAQTLAAYGRLDYAFNNAGIEIEKGKLADGSLEEFDAIMGVNVKGVWLCMKHQLPLLLAQGGGAIVNTASVAGLGAAPKMSIYAASKHAVIGLTKSAAIEYAKKKIRVNAVCPAVIDTDMFRRAYEADPRKADYAAAMHPVGRIGKVEEIASAVLYLCSDGAAFTTGQALAVDGGATAI; encoded by the coding sequence ATGAGCATGACGTTTTCCGGCCAGGTCGCCTTGGTCACCGGCGCCGCCGCGGGTATCGGCCGCGCCACCGCCCTGGCGTTCGCCGCCGAAGGTTTGAAAGTCGTGGTGGCCGACCTGGACGTGGTGGGCGGCGAGGAGACCGTCTCGCTGATCCGCCAGGCCGGTGGCGAAGCATTGTTCGTGCGCTGCAACGTGACCGTGGAAGCCGAGGTGCAGCAGTTGATGGCGCAGACGCTGGCGGCCTATGGGCGTCTGGACTACGCGTTCAATAACGCCGGTATCGAAATCGAAAAGGGCAAGCTCGCCGACGGCAGCCTGGAGGAGTTCGACGCCATCATGGGCGTTAACGTCAAAGGCGTATGGCTGTGCATGAAGCACCAGTTGCCGCTGCTGCTGGCCCAGGGTGGCGGTGCCATCGTCAACACCGCGTCGGTGGCGGGCTTGGGGGCGGCGCCGAAGATGAGCATTTATGCCGCGTCTAAACATGCGGTGATCGGCCTGACCAAGTCGGCTGCCATCGAGTACGCGAAGAAGAAAATCCGCGTGAATGCCGTTTGCCCGGCGGTGATCGATACCGATATGTTCCGACGCGCCTATGAGGCCGACCCGCGCAAGGCCGATTATGCTGCAGCAATGCACCCGGTGGGGCGTATCGGCAAGGTCGAGGAAATCGCCAGCGCGGTGCTCTACTTGTGCAGCGATGGGGCGGCATTCACCACCGGCCAAGCATTGGCGGTGGACGGAGGCGCGACCGCCATCTAA
- a CDS encoding NADP-dependent oxidoreductase gives MTAQTNRQFLLAKRPVGAATRDTFTYQEVPVGTPQDGQVLVHNEYLSLDPAMRGWMNEGKSYIPPVGIGEVMRALGVGKVIASNHPKFAVGDYVNGALGVQDYFLGEPRGFYKVDPTVAPLPRYLSALGMTGMTAYFALLETGAPKAGETVVISGAAGAVGSIAGQIAKLKGCRVVGIAGGADKCAFLVNELGFDAAIDYKHEDVPAALKRECPKGVDVYFDNVGGDILDAVLSRLALKARVVICGAISQYNNKEAVKGPANYLSLLVNRARMEGFVVMDHAAHFAAAGQEMAAWMAQGKLKSKEDIVEGLETFPETLMKLFNGENFGKLVLKV, from the coding sequence ATGACCGCCCAGACCAACCGCCAATTCCTGCTTGCCAAACGCCCGGTCGGCGCCGCCACGCGGGATACCTTCACTTATCAGGAAGTCCCGGTGGGCACGCCCCAGGACGGCCAGGTGCTGGTGCATAACGAATACCTGTCCCTCGACCCGGCCATGCGCGGCTGGATGAATGAAGGCAAGTCCTACATCCCCCCGGTCGGCATCGGCGAAGTGATGCGCGCACTGGGCGTAGGCAAAGTGATTGCGTCGAACCATCCGAAATTTGCCGTCGGCGATTACGTAAACGGTGCCCTGGGTGTGCAGGATTACTTCCTCGGCGAGCCGCGTGGTTTTTATAAGGTCGACCCGACAGTGGCGCCGTTGCCGCGCTACCTGTCCGCCCTGGGCATGACCGGCATGACCGCCTACTTCGCCCTGCTGGAGACCGGCGCGCCAAAGGCCGGCGAGACCGTGGTGATCTCCGGGGCCGCCGGTGCCGTGGGCAGCATCGCCGGCCAGATCGCCAAGCTCAAAGGCTGCCGGGTGGTGGGCATCGCCGGTGGCGCCGACAAGTGCGCTTTCCTGGTGAATGAGCTGGGTTTCGATGCGGCCATCGACTACAAACACGAAGACGTACCCGCCGCCCTCAAGCGCGAGTGCCCCAAGGGCGTGGATGTGTATTTCGATAACGTCGGCGGCGACATTCTCGACGCGGTGCTCAGCCGCCTGGCGTTGAAGGCTCGCGTGGTGATCTGCGGCGCAATCAGCCAGTACAACAACAAGGAAGCGGTCAAAGGCCCGGCCAACTACTTGTCACTGTTGGTCAATCGCGCGCGAATGGAAGGCTTTGTGGTGATGGATCACGCCGCGCACTTCGCCGCCGCCGGGCAGGAAATGGCCGCCTGGATGGCGCAGGGCAAGCTCAAGAGCAAGGAAGATATCGTCGAGGGGCTGGAGACGTTCCCGGAAACACTGATGAAGCTGTTCAACGGTGAGAACTTCGGCAAGTTGGTGCTGAAGGTCTAA
- the pyrF gene encoding orotidine-5'-phosphate decarboxylase, whose product MSACQTPIIVALDYPTRDAALKLADQLDPKLCRVKVGKELFTSCAAEIVGTLRDKGFEVFLDLKFHDIPNTTAMAVKAAAEMGVWMVNVHCSGGLRMMSACREVLEQRSGPKPLLIGVTVLTSMEREDLAAIGLDIEPQEQVLRLAALAQKAGLDGLVCSALEAQALKAAHPSLQLVTPGIRPAGSAQDDQRRILTPRQALDAGSDYLVIGRPISQAADPAKALAAVVAEIA is encoded by the coding sequence ATGTCCGCCTGCCAGACTCCTATCATCGTCGCCCTGGATTACCCCACCCGTGACGCCGCACTGAAGCTGGCTGACCAGTTGGACCCAAAGCTTTGCCGGGTCAAGGTCGGCAAGGAATTGTTCACCAGTTGCGCTGCGGAAATCGTCGGCACCCTGCGTGACAAAGGCTTCGAGGTGTTCCTGGACCTGAAATTCCACGATATCCCCAACACTACCGCCATGGCGGTCAAGGCTGCGGCTGAAATGGGCGTGTGGATGGTCAACGTGCATTGCTCCGGCGGCCTGCGCATGATGAGCGCGTGCCGTGAAGTGCTGGAACAGCGCAGCGGCCCCAAACCGCTGCTGATCGGTGTGACCGTGCTGACCAGCATGGAGCGCGAGGACCTGGCCGCGATCGGCCTGGACATCGAGCCTCAGGAGCAGGTGTTGCGCCTGGCGGCCCTGGCGCAGAAGGCCGGCCTCGACGGCCTGGTGTGCTCGGCGCTGGAGGCCCAGGCGTTGAAGGCCGCGCACCCGTCCCTGCAACTGGTTACACCCGGCATCCGCCCGGCGGGCAGTGCCCAGGACGACCAGCGCCGCATCCTGACCCCGCGTCAGGCACTGGACGCCGGTTCCGACTACCTGGTGATCGGCCGTCCGATCAGCCAGGCGGCGGATCCGGCCAAGGCGCTGGCGGCAGTGGTTGCCGAGATCGCCTGA
- a CDS encoding response regulator, whose translation MQTPCAPVNDEQKGPANADDKRWTTRALVVDDDVPIRELLIDYLARFSILATGVNDGAEMRQAMHAETFDVVVLDLMLPGEDGLSLCRWLRAESDIPILMLTARCEPTDRIIGLELGADDYMSKPFEPRELVARIQTILRRVRDDRSEQRANIRFDTWRLNSVLRQLVADDGLVVPLSNAEFRLLWVFIERPRRVLSREQLLDAARGRSIEAFDRSIDLLVSRLRQKLGDDPKAPQLIKTVRGEGYLFDARDIG comes from the coding sequence ATGCAAACCCCTTGCGCCCCTGTGAACGACGAGCAAAAAGGTCCGGCGAACGCCGATGACAAGCGCTGGACCACCCGCGCGCTGGTGGTCGACGACGATGTGCCGATTCGTGAACTGCTGATCGATTACCTGGCGCGCTTCAGTATTCTGGCCACCGGCGTCAACGACGGTGCCGAGATGCGCCAGGCCATGCACGCCGAAACCTTTGACGTGGTGGTGCTCGATCTGATGCTGCCGGGCGAGGATGGCCTGTCGCTGTGCCGCTGGCTGCGGGCAGAGTCGGATATTCCGATTCTGATGCTGACCGCGCGCTGCGAACCCACGGACCGCATCATCGGGCTGGAATTGGGAGCCGACGACTACATGTCCAAGCCCTTCGAGCCGCGCGAGCTGGTGGCGCGCATCCAGACCATTCTGCGCCGCGTGCGCGACGACCGCAGTGAGCAGCGTGCCAATATTCGCTTTGACACCTGGCGCCTGAACAGCGTGCTGCGCCAGCTGGTGGCCGACGACGGGTTGGTGGTGCCGCTGTCCAACGCCGAATTCCGCCTGCTTTGGGTATTCATCGAGCGTCCGCGCCGGGTACTGAGCCGTGAACAATTGCTGGATGCCGCGCGCGGGCGGTCCATAGAGGCATTCGATCGCAGCATCGACCTGCTGGTCTCGCGCCTGCGGCAGAAACTCGGGGATGACCCCAAGGCGCCGCAGTTGATCAAGACCGTGCGGGGCGAAGGCTACCTGTTCGACGCGCGGGACATCGGCTGA
- a CDS encoding sensor histidine kinase: MRGPFNTLFGRLFGVLLVAIVLAHVLGFFWFHHYGPPPPPPEETFVEQPDGTMKPLPRHKRSWFGGPVVPLTFQFISLIVAAWYGAKLLSRPIQRLSEAAERLSLDLDSPPLDESGPLEAQQAASTFNLMQRRIREQVSQRARMLGAVSHDLRTPLSRLKLRLEQIEDTRLQGQMRQDLDDMIGMLDATLSYLHEQRTSETRHWLDVQALVESISENAQDQGCDVQFAGTCAPLQVQPMALRSCLNNLIDNALRYAGTALVDLQDSREALVIRVIDHGPGIATDKREAVFEPFFRLEGSRNRNSGGVGLGMTIAKQAVERLGGRLSLEETPGGGLTAVMRLPRA, from the coding sequence ATGCGCGGCCCCTTCAATACGCTGTTTGGTCGGCTGTTCGGCGTGTTGCTGGTAGCCATTGTGCTGGCCCACGTGCTGGGGTTCTTTTGGTTCCACCACTATGGCCCGCCCCCGCCGCCGCCCGAAGAGACTTTTGTAGAGCAGCCGGACGGCACGATGAAACCGCTGCCCAGGCATAAACGCTCCTGGTTCGGCGGCCCGGTGGTGCCGCTGACGTTTCAATTCATCTCGCTGATCGTCGCCGCCTGGTACGGCGCCAAGCTGCTCAGTCGGCCGATCCAGCGCTTGAGTGAAGCCGCCGAACGCTTGAGCCTGGACCTCGACAGCCCGCCGCTCGACGAATCCGGCCCGCTGGAAGCGCAACAAGCCGCGTCGACCTTCAACCTGATGCAGCGGCGTATCCGCGAGCAGGTCAGCCAACGCGCGCGCATGCTCGGGGCCGTTTCCCATGACCTGCGCACGCCGTTGTCTCGCCTCAAGCTGCGCCTGGAGCAGATTGAAGACACCCGGCTCCAGGGCCAGATGCGCCAGGACCTGGACGACATGATCGGTATGCTTGATGCGACCTTGAGTTATCTGCACGAACAACGCACCAGCGAAACCCGGCACTGGCTGGACGTGCAGGCGCTGGTGGAATCGATCAGCGAAAACGCCCAGGACCAGGGCTGCGACGTGCAATTTGCCGGCACCTGCGCGCCGCTTCAAGTGCAACCGATGGCCTTGCGCTCCTGCCTTAACAACTTGATCGATAACGCCCTGCGCTACGCAGGAACGGCGCTTGTGGACCTGCAGGACAGCCGTGAAGCGCTGGTCATCCGCGTCATCGACCACGGCCCCGGAATCGCCACGGACAAACGCGAAGCGGTGTTCGAGCCGTTCTTTCGCCTGGAAGGCTCACGCAACCGCAACTCCGGCGGCGTCGGCCTGGGCATGACGATTGCCAAGCAGGCCGTGGAACGCCTGGGCGGCCGCTTGAGCCTGGAGGAAACACCCGGCGGCGGCTTGACCGCAGTGATGCGGTTGCCCAGGGCTTAA
- a CDS encoding AI-2E family transporter, whose translation MLNNDRLLVQILLLVLFGASFWVMAPFWSALFWGAVLAFASWPLMVLLTRWLGGRESLAAAILTLGWMLLVAVPLVWLGFNLADHVRDAVALIKDIQVDGLPEAPTWLGSIPLVGERLVAMWDSIDQQGAALMVSLKPYLGQVGNWLLARSAQIGGGILELTLSLVFVFFFYRDGPRLAMFVHRLLERLIGDRAGYYIELVAGTVQRVVNGVIGTAAAQAVLALIGFLIAGVPGALVLGIVTFLLSLIPMGPPLVWIPATAWLAWKGDYTYAVFLGVWGTFVISGVDNVLKPYLISRGGNLPLVIVLLGVFGGLIAFGFIGLFIGPTLLAVAYSLLMDWSATQAQGRRDDKAL comes from the coding sequence ATGCTCAATAACGATCGCCTGCTGGTGCAAATCCTGCTGCTGGTGCTGTTTGGTGCCAGCTTCTGGGTGATGGCGCCGTTCTGGTCGGCGCTGTTCTGGGGCGCGGTGCTGGCGTTCGCCAGTTGGCCTTTGATGGTGTTGTTGACGCGCTGGCTGGGCGGTCGTGAGTCGCTGGCCGCCGCCATTCTGACCTTGGGTTGGATGCTGCTGGTGGCAGTGCCGCTGGTGTGGCTGGGGTTCAATCTGGCGGACCATGTGCGCGATGCCGTGGCGTTGATCAAGGATATCCAGGTCGATGGCTTGCCCGAGGCGCCGACATGGCTGGGTTCGATCCCTTTGGTGGGTGAGCGGCTGGTGGCGATGTGGGACAGCATCGACCAGCAGGGCGCGGCGCTGATGGTCAGCCTCAAGCCGTACCTGGGACAGGTCGGCAACTGGCTGCTGGCACGCAGTGCGCAGATCGGCGGCGGGATTCTGGAGCTGACCTTGAGCCTGGTCTTCGTGTTCTTTTTCTACCGCGACGGGCCGCGCCTGGCGATGTTCGTCCACCGTTTGCTGGAGCGCCTGATCGGTGATCGCGCCGGCTACTACATCGAATTGGTGGCCGGCACGGTGCAGCGTGTGGTCAATGGTGTGATCGGCACCGCTGCCGCCCAGGCGGTGCTCGCGCTTATCGGCTTCCTGATCGCGGGCGTGCCGGGCGCGCTGGTGCTGGGCATCGTGACCTTCCTGCTCAGCCTGATTCCCATGGGCCCGCCGTTGGTATGGATTCCGGCCACGGCCTGGCTGGCGTGGAAGGGCGATTACACCTACGCGGTATTCCTCGGCGTGTGGGGCACGTTCGTCATCAGCGGCGTGGACAACGTGCTCAAGCCTTACCTGATCAGCCGTGGTGGAAACCTGCCGTTGGTGATCGTGCTGCTGGGCGTGTTCGGCGGCTTGATCGCCTTTGGTTTTATCGGCCTGTTCATCGGCCCGACCCTGCTCGCCGTGGCCTACAGCCTGTTGATGGACTGGAGCGCGACCCAGGCACAGGGTCGTCGGGACGACAAGGCGCTTTAA
- a CDS encoding DUF4892 domain-containing protein, whose protein sequence is MSLRNDCIRLLGLCAFSPLVFAADVPGSQDLPAVARQVDAQIVDYRPAEEKERIYPLGAIRKISGQLRYEGQAIARGRATAITYELPPEHSSSAAFTATREALQAQGAQLLFWCQARDCGESSLWANEIFGNAKLVGADSQQEYLLLRLAEPQANSLVALYGITRGNRRAYLHVEQLDAGNPLGNLLPTSATLLRELKSTGELDFPALSDEPDDTWLTLISRGLNLDTTLRVSLSGPNAEAWRQALVDKGVRAARMESGSSETKGLHVHLIR, encoded by the coding sequence ATGAGCCTGCGTAACGACTGCATCCGTCTGCTGGGGTTGTGCGCGTTCAGCCCACTGGTGTTCGCCGCCGACGTACCGGGCAGCCAGGACTTGCCCGCCGTGGCCCGCCAGGTCGACGCGCAGATCGTCGATTATCGCCCCGCTGAAGAAAAGGAACGCATCTACCCCCTGGGCGCCATCCGCAAGATCAGCGGCCAGCTGCGTTACGAAGGCCAGGCCATCGCGCGGGGCCGGGCCACTGCCATTACCTATGAATTGCCTCCCGAACACTCCTCCAGTGCGGCCTTCACCGCCACGCGCGAGGCGTTGCAGGCCCAGGGCGCGCAGTTGCTGTTCTGGTGCCAGGCCCGTGACTGCGGTGAAAGCAGCCTATGGGCCAATGAGATCTTCGGCAACGCCAAGCTGGTGGGGGCTGACAGCCAGCAGGAGTACCTGCTGCTGCGCCTGGCCGAGCCACAGGCCAATTCACTGGTGGCCCTGTACGGCATCACCCGTGGTAATCGCCGCGCGTACCTGCATGTGGAGCAACTGGACGCCGGCAACCCGTTGGGCAACCTGCTGCCCACGTCGGCCACCCTGCTGCGCGAGCTGAAAAGCACCGGCGAGCTGGACTTCCCCGCATTGAGCGATGAGCCGGACGATACCTGGCTGACCCTTATTTCCCGTGGCTTGAACCTCGACACCACCCTACGCGTGAGCCTGAGCGGACCGAACGCCGAAGCCTGGCGCCAGGCGCTGGTCGACAAGGGCGTGCGCGCTGCGCGCATGGAGAGCGGCAGCAGTGAAACCAAAGGTCTGCATGTGCATCTGATACGCTGA